The following DNA comes from Gordonia zhaorongruii.
GGACGTCAATCTCTTTCTCTGGTCGGTGGGACGCGGTGCGCCCCCACTCATCAGGGTCCGACCTTCGGACCCGCGCTTGCTGTGACGGCGGATCCCGTCGCAGCCAGGTCATCACCCGGAGCACCCCACCGCGGTTGGAGGGTTGCCGGTCAGCAAGCCGGGGCTCTTCGCTGACGCTCATGACCTGTTCCAGAGGATATATCACCACCATCGGCGGTGTCGGAGTGACGGTACGTCGGAGTGAAACCCTTCCGGAGACGACACCGGCTGTGCTAACAGCACCGGGAACGTCAGATGATGCTGCGCCCCTCCTTGCGGGCAGTGCGCCACTCCTTGACGAAGGCGCTGACGATCAGAACGAGGGTCCCGAAGGTCATCACGGGCCAGACGAGCACGTACAGGGTGAGCCAAAATCCGCTCATTTGTCTTCCTCTCCGGAAACGGTGGCCGTGGCGGTCCCGTCCCGATCGTTCTCGGTGAGCTCATCGACTTCGGCGTCGAGTCGTTCATCGGGCTCGGCCCGGTCGTCGAAGGTGCCGGTGCGCTGGGCGATGAGCGCGAAGTCGAAGTGCTTGTCGGTGTTCATCATGCTGACTGCGATGCAGACCATGGTGCTGACGGCGTAGGCGACGAGTGATGCGGACAGCACCGCGTGCTGATGCAGGAACCCGATCGAGAACGGCGCTGCCGCGACGATCGCGACGATCGCGATCGTCAGGGCCGGCTTCTTGCCGAAGAAGCCGAAGGCCATCAGACCGAGGACCACGCCGATGCCGATCGTCGACAGCACATCGAAGAAGATGCCCGTGGCGCCGTTCATGCTGAGCCACTCGAAGCGGACCGGCAGGAAGAAGGCGAGGCCGGCGAGCACGCCCGCGGTGAAAGCGGCATTGGTGACGCGGTCCCAGTAGAAGCTCGCGATCACCGGGAACACCAGTGCGCCCCAGATCGCGCCGACGAACACGAGCAGATCGAGGATGTTCAGGTTGGAACCGGCGAAGAACATCGCCGCCACCGTTGCGACCACCATCGTGATGCGTCCGATGAGCACCATCTTCGCCGGATTGGCCTTGGCCTTGCCTGCGACGTTCTGCCCGTACATGTCGGTCATCACGATGGAGGCGAGGGCGGTCATGTCGGCGTCCGCGGTGGACGACAGCGAGCCGATGATCATCACGAAGAACAGGCAGAGCAACGCAGGCGTGAGGTAGGTCGCGGCCATCTGCGGGATCAGGTTGTTGACCTCGCCGCCCATCGGCTCGATGCCTGCGTACAGCGCGATGACGCCCAGCATGCCGATACCGATGATCGCCGAGCCGTAACCGACGGTCGCGGTGACGAAGGTCTTCTTGATCAGATCCTCACGGACGGCGAACAGGCGCTGAGCGATCGTCTGATTGCCGATGGCGTAGGCGAGGACCGCTGCGATGTAGGGCGCGCCCTGGTTGTAGAAGGCATCCGAGGAGAAGAAGTTCCCCTGGGACGGAGTCAGGTTGATCGCACCCGAGGTGAACATGTCCGGACCGCCGGCCGCGAAGAAGACCACCGGAATGATGATGACGACGGCGCCGAGCATGAAGACGACCTGCACGAAGTCGGTGAGCACCGAAGCCCGGAAGCCCGACCACAGCGTGTACAGGAGCACACCGCCGCCGATGGCGACGATGCCCTGGGTGAACGAGTAGGGCGACAGCATGTCGACGAGCGCGCCGCCCGCGATCAGGTTCGACGTCAGACTGATCAGGCTGCCGAGCACGTTGGAACCGGCGAGCAGCAGCTGGCTGGAGCGGCCGTGGCGGGCGAACATGACCTCGGCGATCGTGTGCGCGTTCGGGGCGACCTTGCGGATCCGCCTGCCGAACGGGTAGATCAGCAGGATCATCAGGGCGCCCCACAACCCGTAGTGGATGGGGCCGGAGAGCCCGTACTGGAACCCCGACGTCGCCGAGGCGTACATCGACGACGCCCAGATCCAGGTCGCGGTCATGGAGGCGGCCGAGATGCCGAAGCCGATCTGTCCGCCACCGGTCATGTAGCCGTCGGCGTTCTCCTGCTTACGGCCGATGCGCAAGGCGATCCAGAGGCTGGTACCGAAGAACGCGAAGAACAGAATTAGAACGACAGGTCCGGACAACCCACTTATTTCGGGCACAGCGAGACTCTTTCAGATCTGGCGCCGGGGAGCGGCGCGGCGAGTGAGGGCAGGCGGGATCCCGTCAGTTGTCCGGGGGCTCCAGCTCGCCGAACTCGTCGGGATCGACAGGGGTGCCGTGGCGTGGACTCGCGGATTGATCCTGCGCATCGATGTCCCGGGCGCCTTGCACGTCGACCCTTTCTCCTCGGTGAACTCAGACCTGTGACTTGTACCCAAGCTGGGATCGATAAGCCAATTCACATGTGCCACTCAGGATTCGGATATCCCGTTGTATTGGCAGGTAGTGAGCGGTAATGGCGGCATCGGTCGCACGTGATGGAACTCACGGAGAAGTGCGGAATCCCGCACTCCGTCTTCGACGTTGACCTGCTGTGCGCGAATCGACTGTGAACACCGATGTCCGAGCCCGGCCCGCGGGCTCCGAGGGGTCTCCAGCTGCGAGGCCGCGGAACCTGACGTGGATCGTGCTCGCGCTGGCGCTCGGCGGCTTCGGGATCGGAACCACCGAATTCGTGGCGATGGGACTGCTGCCGAACATCGCGGGCGACATCGGCGTCGCCGAACCGACGGCGAGCCACATCATCTCGGCGTACGCGATGGGCGTGGTGGTCGGCGCCCCGGTGATCGCCGTACTGGCGGCCAGGGTCTCCCGCCGCACACTGCTGATCGGCCTCATGATCGCGTTCACCGTAGGTAACGCGCTGAGTCTGATCGCGCCGTCGTACGGCACGCTGATGGTCGCGCGCTTCGTCGCCGGCCTCCCGCACGGCGCGTACTTCGGGGTCGCAGCTCTGGTCGCCGCGCACCTGGCGGGTCCGGGGAAGCGGGCGCAGGCGGTGGGCCAGGTGATGCTCGGACTCTCCGTCGCCAACGTCGTCGGCGTGCCGGTCGCGACCTGGTTGGGCCAGTCGCTCGGCTGGCGGTCGGCATTGGGTCTCGTCGTCGCCATCGGGGCGGTGACCGTGCTCGCCCTGTGGCGCGTGATCCCGGGTCTCACCGGTATGACGACGTCGGACCCACGGACCGAGCTGCGCGGCCTGAAAAGCGGCCAGATCTGGCTCACCCTGTTCGTCGGCATGATCGGGTTCGGCGGCTTCTTCGCCTTCTACACGTATCTGAACACGGCCCTCACATCCCTGGGCGGCCTCTCCGAATCGGTGGTGCCGATCGCACTCATGATGTTCGGCGGCGGCATGGTGGTCGGCAACATCGTCGGCGGTCGGCTCGCCGACCGCTACGGGGATCGGGCCATCGCATTCGGGATGGCGGGCGCCGCGATCACCCTGATCCTGTTCGCGACTCTGGTCACCACGGGCTGGCCCGCCATCGTCATCGCGTTCCTCGTCGGCTCGACGGGGTCGGCCGCGATCCCGGGTCTGCAGACACGACTCATGGATGTCGCGCAGGACGCTCAGACGATGGCTGCGGCTCTCAACCACTCGGCGCTCAACGTGGCGAACGCACTGGGTGCGTGGCTGGGAGGTGTCGTGATCGCCGCAGGTTACAGCTATCGGGCACCCTCGATCGTGGGTGCGGCACTGGCCACCGGTGGCCTGCTCGTTCTCGTCGTCGCCGTGGTGACCCGCAAGCGCATCGCCGCGTCGCGCCCCGGCGCTCCGGTCGGCTGAGGGCTGGATAGGCTGGCTCATCGTGACCCCCTCGAGCTTCGCGATCACCACCGTCAACGTCAACGGCATCCGCGCCGCCGTCAAGCAGCGCAACGAGAACAACCACGGGATGATCCCGTGGTTGTCGTCCGAACTGCCCGATGTGCTGCTCATGCAGGAAGTCCGCGCAGACGAGGCGACCGCACGTAAAGCACTGGCATCGGCCTTGGACGCGGGGTGGCACCTGTCGATGGCCGAATCGGACGTCAAGGGACGTTCCGGGGTCGGAATCCTCTCGCGCACGGCGCCGACCGCAGTGCGCATCGGCTTCGGGAGCGACGAGTTCGACACCGCGGGCCGCTATCTCGAGGCCGACTTCGAACTCGGTGGCGAGACGGTCACCGCGGCGAGTCTGTACCTGCCGTCCGGTGCCGCCAGAACCGAGAACCCGAAGGACGTCGAGAAGTACGAGGAGAAGGTGCGCTTCCTCGATGAGTTCGGGCCGTACCTCGACCGGCTCCTGGCGAGTGGCCGACAGATCGTGATCGCCGGTGACTGGAACATCGCCCATGACGAGCGCGACATCAAGAACTGGAAGGGAAACCGGAAGAATTCGGGTTTCCTTCCGCACGAACGGGATTGGGTGTCGGCGCGGCTGGATTCCGGCTGGGTCGACGTCGCACGGGAGCACCACGGCGACGTGGACGGGCCCTACGCGTGGTGGTCGTGGCGCGGCAAGGCGTTCGACAACGACGCGGGATGGCGGATCGACTACCACCTGGTGAGCCCGGCGCTGGCCGGACGTGCGACGCGCACCCATGTCGGCCGCGCGCAGGCGTACGACCGCCGATGGTCCGACCATGCCCCGGTGACCGCCGTCTTCGGGTGAGTCGCCGTTTGAGATAATCGGGGCCATGACCTCATCCGCCCCGCGCCGCGTCCTGTCCGGAATCCAGCCGACGAGTGACTCGTTCCATCTCGGTAACTATCTGGGTGCGGTGAAGCAGTGGGTGGAGCTGCAGGACGAATACGACGAGACGTTCTACTTCATTCCGGACATGCACGCGCTCACCGTGCAGTTCGATCCGAAGGAACTGCGCGAGCGCACGCGCCGCAGCGTCGCCCAGCTTCTCGCAGTCGGCGTCGATCCGCAGCGGTCGGCCGTCTACGTGCAGTCGCACGTCCCGGAGATCGCGCAACTCACCTGGATCCTGAGCTGCCTCACCGGATTCGGTGAAGCCGGACGGATGACCCAGTTCAAGGACAAGTCGGCCAAATCCGGGCAGGACGCGGCGGGTGTGGGTCTGTTCACCTACCCGATCCTGATGGCCGCCGACATCCTCGCATTCCAGGTGGACGCGGTCCCGGTCGGCGAGGACCAGCGTCAGCACCTGGAACTGACCCGCGATCTCGCGCAGCGCTTCAACACCCGGTTCGGCAAGGCGCTCACGGTCCCGAAGCCGCACATCGTGCAGGAGTTCGCCAAGATCTACGACCTCCAGAACCCGACCGCCAAGATGAGCAAGTCGGCCGCAACCGACGCCGGACTGGTCAACCTGCTGGACGACCCGAAGCGGTCGGCGAAGAAGATCCGCTCCGCGGTCACCGACAACGACCGGATCATCGCCTTCGATCGCGAGGCGAAGCCCGGAGTCTCGAACCTGCTCACCATCGCCTCCGCTCTCACCGGGCGCGCGGTCGACGAGATCGTCGCCTCGTACGAGGGCAAGGGCTACGGCGACCTGAAAGTGGACACCGCGCAGATCCTCACCGACTTCGTCTCGCCGCTGCGCGGGAAGGTCGACGAGATCCTGGCCGACCCGACGTACATCGACTCGGTGCTGGCCGACGGTGCGGCCCGCGCGCGCGAGGTCGCGTCGGTCACGCTCGCCGACGTGTACGACAAGGTCGGCTTCGTGCTGCCGAAGGGCTGATCGGCCGAAGGTCCGATCGACGAGGACCGGCGCGTGTGACCATGTGAGAACCCCGAGATGTGACAGTCTCGACCCGAGATGTGACAACCCGACGACCAGAGGAACGCGTGGACCGCATCAAAGCCCTAATCGCCCGCCTGAAGGCATTCCTTGCGACAGTGATGAACTGGCCGCCGGTCGCCCGCCTGATGGCGATGCAGGAGCACTACAACCAGCGACGCGGTAACACGTACGCTGCCGCGATCAGCTTCATCGGGATCCTGTCGCTGGTGCCGATTCTGATGGTCGCGTTCGCGGCCACGGCGTTCGTTCTGGCCAGCCGGCCGGAGTTGATCCAGGACATCACCGACGCGGTGGTGGAGAACGTCCCCGGTGAACTGGGCACGCAGCTCAACGACATCATCAACTCGGCGATCGAGTCCCGTCGCGCCGTCGGTGTCATCGGTCTGGTGAGCGCCGCGGTCACCGGCCTCGGCTGGATGGCCCTGGTCCGTATGGGACTCAGTGAGATGTGGGGAGGCCGCAAGAAGCGCAGCGCGGTCATGGGCAAGGTCTACGACCTCGTCAACTTCGTTCTTCTCGGCGCCCTGTTCGTGGGCACGATCGCGATCACCGTGTTCGCGTCCGGTCCGGTCGGGAAGTGGGTCCTCGGACTGGTCGGGGTCGAGGACACGTGGTGGGGCAAGTGGATTCTGCGCATCGCGGCCATCATCATCTCGGTCGTCGCGACCTGGTTGCTGTTCAGCGTCGTGCTCTCCAAGCTGCCGTTGCAGCAACTGCCCATTCGCGTGGTGATGCCCGGCGCCCTCGTGACGGCGATCGTGTTCGAGATCTTGAAGTCGCTGGGGTCGGTGTACCTGCAGTCGGTGATGAGCAGTCCCGCCGGTGCGGCATTCGGTCCGATCATCGGTGTGATGGTGTTCGCATACCTGGCGTCGCGCATCGTGCTGTACGCGTCGGCCTGGAACGCCACGAACCCGGCCAACGAGAAGTACCTGACCGTAGACGAGGTCGAGAACGGCGACGACGACACGAAGGAACCGGTCTACCTGGCGCCCATCCAGAAGGTGTCGAACGGACCCAAGGCACGTGAGATCGTGACGGCGGCCGGCGTCGGTGCGGCTGTGGCGACCGTCGCCTCTGCGGTCACGAGCAAGACCGGGTCGAACAAGACTGGGTCGAACAAGACTGGGTCGAGCAAGAAGCGCGGCCGTAAGTAGCGCGCTGAGAGCTGTACTCTTCTCGTCCGAGATTCAGTCGCCTGAGACTCAGTCGTCCGAGGATCGGCGACGACCGAATCGGGTGGCGATCCACGCGGCGATGCCGACTATCGCAACCACCGCCGCGAGTCCGGCCAGCGACAGCAGCCCCCATCCCGAGGCTTCGTCGCTGCCCGTCGAACCCTCCGCTGCACCCGCCGCGTGCGGTGAGCCCGGCTGCGTCCCCGCCGATGCGAGTGATCCGATCGTGGTGCCGGGCGGGGCGGCGAACCCGTAGTCGATCATGCGAACGGCCTGGTCGTCGTACGAATCACCCGGCACGGTGAGCCCCGCCATCTGCACGATCAGGAGCCGTCGATCATCGCGCTGGACGGCGCCCACGAACGTCTTCAGCGCGTCGTCGGTGTAGCCGGTCTTCCCGCCGAGCACGCCGGGGTACCCGTCGCGCAGGAGCGTGTTGCTGGTGCCCATCGTGTAGCCGGGGTGGTCCTTGTCGCCCGGTACGTCCTTGAGCTTCGGGAAGCCGGGGAACGGGTAGGTCTTCAGCGAGACGATGTGCCGGAAATCCGGGTGCTGCATCGCTTCCCGGAACAGGAGTCCGAGGTCGTACGGCGACGTCGACATGCCCGCCGCGTCGAGGCCGGACGGGGTGGCCGCGCGTGTGTCCCGGGCGCCGAGTGCCGCGGCCTCGGCGTTCATCTTGACGAGAGCTTCGTCGTATCCGCCGAGTTCGCGTGCCAGGGCATTGGCGCAGTCGTTGCCCGACACCATGAGCAGACCGGTCAGCAGGTCCCCGGTGGTGTACGTGCCGTCCGGGCCCATGCCGCACGAATCACCCTCCATCGTGTAATCGGCGAGGGTCCCGGTGACCGGGGTGGTCAGGTCGAGTTCGTCGAGGACGGTGAGAGCGAGGAGGATCTTGATCGTCGATGCGGGCCGGTACCGGCCGTGCGGGTCCTTCGCCGCGATGATCTCGCCGCTGTCGAGGTCGGCGATGAGCCAGCCCGCGCTCGTGAGGTTCGCCGGCACCGGGCCCGCCGCCGGATCGGCGACCACACCGCAGCCGCTCAGC
Coding sequences within:
- a CDS encoding putative transporter small subunit, whose product is MSGFWLTLYVLVWPVMTFGTLVLIVSAFVKEWRTARKEGRSII
- a CDS encoding sodium:solute symporter family protein, with amino-acid sequence MSGPVVLILFFAFFGTSLWIALRIGRKQENADGYMTGGGQIGFGISAASMTATWIWASSMYASATSGFQYGLSGPIHYGLWGALMILLIYPFGRRIRKVAPNAHTIAEVMFARHGRSSQLLLAGSNVLGSLISLTSNLIAGGALVDMLSPYSFTQGIVAIGGGVLLYTLWSGFRASVLTDFVQVVFMLGAVVIIIPVVFFAAGGPDMFTSGAINLTPSQGNFFSSDAFYNQGAPYIAAVLAYAIGNQTIAQRLFAVREDLIKKTFVTATVGYGSAIIGIGMLGVIALYAGIEPMGGEVNNLIPQMAATYLTPALLCLFFVMIIGSLSSTADADMTALASIVMTDMYGQNVAGKAKANPAKMVLIGRITMVVATVAAMFFAGSNLNILDLLVFVGAIWGALVFPVIASFYWDRVTNAAFTAGVLAGLAFFLPVRFEWLSMNGATGIFFDVLSTIGIGVVLGLMAFGFFGKKPALTIAIVAIVAAAPFSIGFLHQHAVLSASLVAYAVSTMVCIAVSMMNTDKHFDFALIAQRTGTFDDRAEPDERLDAEVDELTENDRDGTATATVSGEEDK
- a CDS encoding MFS transporter, whose translation is MRESTVNTDVRARPAGSEGSPAARPRNLTWIVLALALGGFGIGTTEFVAMGLLPNIAGDIGVAEPTASHIISAYAMGVVVGAPVIAVLAARVSRRTLLIGLMIAFTVGNALSLIAPSYGTLMVARFVAGLPHGAYFGVAALVAAHLAGPGKRAQAVGQVMLGLSVANVVGVPVATWLGQSLGWRSALGLVVAIGAVTVLALWRVIPGLTGMTTSDPRTELRGLKSGQIWLTLFVGMIGFGGFFAFYTYLNTALTSLGGLSESVVPIALMMFGGGMVVGNIVGGRLADRYGDRAIAFGMAGAAITLILFATLVTTGWPAIVIAFLVGSTGSAAIPGLQTRLMDVAQDAQTMAAALNHSALNVANALGAWLGGVVIAAGYSYRAPSIVGAALATGGLLVLVVAVVTRKRIAASRPGAPVG
- a CDS encoding exodeoxyribonuclease III, which gives rise to MVTPSSFAITTVNVNGIRAAVKQRNENNHGMIPWLSSELPDVLLMQEVRADEATARKALASALDAGWHLSMAESDVKGRSGVGILSRTAPTAVRIGFGSDEFDTAGRYLEADFELGGETVTAASLYLPSGAARTENPKDVEKYEEKVRFLDEFGPYLDRLLASGRQIVIAGDWNIAHDERDIKNWKGNRKNSGFLPHERDWVSARLDSGWVDVAREHHGDVDGPYAWWSWRGKAFDNDAGWRIDYHLVSPALAGRATRTHVGRAQAYDRRWSDHAPVTAVFG
- the trpS gene encoding tryptophan--tRNA ligase, which encodes MTSSAPRRVLSGIQPTSDSFHLGNYLGAVKQWVELQDEYDETFYFIPDMHALTVQFDPKELRERTRRSVAQLLAVGVDPQRSAVYVQSHVPEIAQLTWILSCLTGFGEAGRMTQFKDKSAKSGQDAAGVGLFTYPILMAADILAFQVDAVPVGEDQRQHLELTRDLAQRFNTRFGKALTVPKPHIVQEFAKIYDLQNPTAKMSKSAATDAGLVNLLDDPKRSAKKIRSAVTDNDRIIAFDREAKPGVSNLLTIASALTGRAVDEIVASYEGKGYGDLKVDTAQILTDFVSPLRGKVDEILADPTYIDSVLADGAARAREVASVTLADVYDKVGFVLPKG
- a CDS encoding YhjD/YihY/BrkB family envelope integrity protein — protein: MDRIKALIARLKAFLATVMNWPPVARLMAMQEHYNQRRGNTYAAAISFIGILSLVPILMVAFAATAFVLASRPELIQDITDAVVENVPGELGTQLNDIINSAIESRRAVGVIGLVSAAVTGLGWMALVRMGLSEMWGGRKKRSAVMGKVYDLVNFVLLGALFVGTIAITVFASGPVGKWVLGLVGVEDTWWGKWILRIAAIIISVVATWLLFSVVLSKLPLQQLPIRVVMPGALVTAIVFEILKSLGSVYLQSVMSSPAGAAFGPIIGVMVFAYLASRIVLYASAWNATNPANEKYLTVDEVENGDDDTKEPVYLAPIQKVSNGPKAREIVTAAGVGAAVATVASAVTSKTGSNKTGSNKTGSSKKRGRK
- a CDS encoding D-alanyl-D-alanine carboxypeptidase family protein, yielding MRISPLHRSSGRPRPPTAVFAAIAIVASMLLPGSAAAVPPPPAPPAPAPTPVTDHCPNRVNTPPAVDTSEVVAPGETTPAPLPVPTPAVGGEELSGCGVVADPAAGPVPANLTSAGWLIADLDSGEIIAAKDPHGRYRPASTIKILLALTVLDELDLTTPVTGTLADYTMEGDSCGMGPDGTYTTGDLLTGLLMVSGNDCANALARELGGYDEALVKMNAEAAALGARDTRAATPSGLDAAGMSTSPYDLGLLFREAMQHPDFRHIVSLKTYPFPGFPKLKDVPGDKDHPGYTMGTSNTLLRDGYPGVLGGKTGYTDDALKTFVGAVQRDDRRLLIVQMAGLTVPGDSYDDQAVRMIDYGFAAPPGTTIGSLASAGTQPGSPHAAGAAEGSTGSDEASGWGLLSLAGLAAVVAIVGIAAWIATRFGRRRSSDD